In Candidatus Krumholzibacteriota bacterium, the sequence GTCATACGGATCAAAGTGCGTACTCGCTCCCCACATCGGCTTTATCTCCTCTATCGCCAGAATTATGAATATAAGAACGGAACTGATCCACACGAACAATCTTCCATATTTCGGGTCCCTTGTCAGAATTGCGTTCACGAAAGCGAGGCTTATAAGCCACGCGGCCAGGAAATTCGGCAGACAACCGGTCAATAATCTCAACGCGGTTATGTGGGAGAAAGAGGGTCTTAAGACTTCTTTGTTGAAAGAGATCAGCCCGAATAAAGCGGCGAAAAGGACCGCGTTTATAACAATGATCCTTTTTTTGCTTTTTCGCTCGATATTTCCTTTCATCATCAATCACCGCTCCTCGACTGGCTGAATCGACCTGTCCTGTTTTACATAGATCAACTTGTCTGTTTCAAACCCGAGTGAATCCGCTTTCCTGACGAAGATGTCGATCAAATCCTTTTCAACTTCAGGCGTTCTCGACAAAAACCAGAGGTACGATTTGTCCGACCCTGAAATAAAAGCATACTGGTAGTTTTCCCTGTCCAGATCAAAAATGACATACGACCCGTAAAACGGTCCAAAAAACGATACTTTCAGGTATCCGGTACTCTCCTGCTTAACGAAGTAAGCTTTCCCCTCCGCTTCTTTCCAACTCTTCCTGCTGACGGAGAATCCTCTGTTGACTATTTTTACGCCGCCGTCATCGTGCATCGAATACTCGGCGGTGACATTATCAAGGCCC encodes:
- a CDS encoding lipocalin family protein; this translates as MRISIAGVLLLLLPGCLGIPENVSPVEGFELNRYLGKWYEIARLDHSFERGLDNVTAEYSMHDDGGVKIVNRGFSVSRKSWKEAEGKAYFVKQESTGYLKVSFFGPFYGSYVIFDLDRENYQYAFISGSDKSYLWFLSRTPEVEKDLIDIFVRKADSLGFETDKLIYVKQDRSIQPVEER